One genomic region from Prunus persica cultivar Lovell chromosome G3, Prunus_persica_NCBIv2, whole genome shotgun sequence encodes:
- the LOC18782489 gene encoding reticulon-like protein B8 isoform X1 gives MPEKITPEDLLNNIVGTFAESSSKQKSVPLFGEETSNSVTSKLNRLFGRQKPVHHLLGGGKSADVLLWRNKKISASVLTGATVTWVLFEWLNYHFLTLVGFALVLLMLAQFLWSNFSGIISRSPSEVPRLVVPDQLFVNIAISIGHEINRALEFIQDVALGGNLKQFLMVVASLWVAAVIGSWCNFLTVLYIGFVAAHTLPVLYERYEDQVDNFAYQVLGQLQHNYRKLDTGVLSRIPKGKVNWKKHD, from the exons ATGCCTGAGAAAATAACTCCTGAGGATCTTTTGAACAACATTGTGGGAACATTTGCTGAAAGTAGTTCAAAACAGAAATCTGTGCCACTTTTTGGGGAAGAGACATCAAACTCAGTCACTTCTAAGTTGAACCGGCTATTTGGACGCCAGAAGCCTGTCCACCACCTTTTGGGTGGAGGCAAAT CTGCTGATGTCTTGTTGTGGAGGAACAAAAAGATATCAGCTAGTGTTTTAACTGGTGCAACTGTTACCTGGGTGCTCTTTGAATGGCTCAATTATCATTTCTTGACTCTTGTGGGCTTTGCTTTGGTTCTTCTTATGCTTGCTCAGTTCCTTTGGTCAAATTTTTCCGGCATAATTAGCAG GTCCCCATCTGAAGTACCTCGCCTTGTTGTGCCTGATCAATTATTTGTCAATATTGCCATCTCGATTGGTCATGAAATTAATCGAGCCTTGGAATTTATTCAAGATGTTGCACTTGGAGGAAATTTGAAGCAATTTCTTATG GTTGTAGCAAGCTTGTGGGTTGCTGCAGTGATAGGAAGCTGGTGTAATTTTCTGACCGTTTTGTACATTG GTTTTGTTGCTGCTCACACATTGCCAGTTCTGTACGAGAGATACGAAGATCAGGTCGACAACTTTGCATACCAGGTCCTTGGGCAGCTTCAACATAATTATCGGAAGCTCGATACCGGTGTCCTCAGCAGGATCCCAAAAGGAAAGGTCAATTGGAAGAAGCATGATTAG
- the LOC18783729 gene encoding WD repeat-containing protein 26, which produces MGGVGDEEPATKRMKLSPGQLRGLSNGSSITEPVAGSSRDLMARPLTSEGDEEVVGSKGVIKRVEFVRLIAKALYSLGYKKSSAHLEEESGIPLHSSVVTLFMQQILDGNWDGSVDTLQKIGLSDENITKSASFMILEQKFFELLDDEKDMDALKTLRTEIVPLCINGSRVRELSSCIVSPSFGGTPGKNIARAKSRPKLLEDLQKLLPPTVMILERRLEHLVEQALVLQRDACIFHNSLNEEMSLYTDHRCGRDQIPSRTLQILQAHSDEVWFLQFSHNGKYLASSSSDRLAIIWEVDVNGCVSLKHRLSGHQKPVSIVSWSPDDHQLLTCGVEEVVRRWDVSSGECLHVYEKPGLGLVSCGWFPDGKWIFSGVSDKSICMWELDGKELECWKGQRTLRISDLEITSDGKQIISTCRDNAILLLDREAKVEILIEEDQTITSFSLSRDNRFLLVNLLNQEIHLWSIEGEIKLVAKYKGHKRTRFVIRSCFGGLEQAFIASGSEDSQVYVWHRGSGELIEALPGHSGAVNCVSWNPTNTHMLASASDDRTIRIWGLKELKVKHRDAHSNGVHYCNGGT; this is translated from the exons ATGGGAGGTGTGGGAGATGAAGAACCAGCCACAAAACGCATGAAATTATCCCCTGGACAATTGAGAGGTCTATCCAACGGTTCATCTATTACAGAGCCTGTAGCTGGCTCTTCAAGAGACTTGATGGCTCGGCCCCTAACATCTGAAGGGGACGAAGAGGTTGTTGGTTCAAAAGGAGTTATTAAGAGGGTGGAATTTGTCCGACTAATAGCAAAGGCACTATATTCTCTTGGCTATAAGAAAAGTAGTGCTCATTTGGAAGAAGAGTCTGGGATACCGTTGCACTCTTCTGTGGTAACTCTTTTTATGCAGCAAATTCTGGACGGAAATTGGGATGGAAGTGTCGACACATTGCAAAAAATTGGTCTATCAGATGAAAACATTACTAAATCAGCCTCCTTTATGATATTGGAGCAGAAGTTCTTTGAACTTCTAGATGATGAAAAAGACATGGATGCACTGAAGACATTGAGGACTGAGATTGTACCTCTCTGCATCAATGGTAGTAGAGTTCGTGAGCTTTCTTCCTGCATAGTTTCGCCTTCATTTGGTGGGACTCCTGGTAAAAACATTGCAAGGGCCAAGTCTCGGCCAAAGTTACTGGAAGACTTGCAGAAACTGCTTCCCCCAACAGTTATGATACTTGAAAGACGGTTGGAACATTTGGTTGAACAGGCCCTAGTCTTACAACGTGATGCTTGCATTTTTCACAACTCCTTGAACGAGGAAATGTCTTTGTACACTGATCATCGATGTGGGAGAGATCAGATTCCTTCTCGAACATTACAg ATATTACAAGCACACAGTGACGAAGTCTGGTTTCTGCAATTTTCACACAATGGGAAATACTTAGCTTCATCATCAAGTGATCGATTAGCAATCATATGGGAG GTTGATGTGAATGGTTGTGTTTCTTTAAAGCATAGACTATCTGGTCACCAGAAACCTGTTTCCATAGTTTCATGGAGTCCTGATGACCATCAGCTCCTCACCTGTGGAGTGGAGGAGGTGGTCAGGCGTTGGGATGTTTCTTCTGGTGAATGCCTCCATGTTTATGAAAAACCTGGTCTTGGTCTGGTGTCCTGTGGATGGTTTCCAGATGGAAAATGGATATTCTCTGGTGTCAGTGACAAGAGCATCTGCATGTGGGAGTTAGATGGGAAGGAGCTGGAGTGCTGGAAAGGCCAACGAACTTTACGAATCTCTGATTTGGAGATAACCAGTGATGGGAAGCAAATTATAAGTACTTGTAGAGATAATGCTATATTACTACTTGACAGGGAAGCCAAAGTTGAGATATTGATTGAAGAGGATCAAACTATAACTTCTTTTTCATTATCAAGAGATAATAGGTTCTTGTTGGTTAATCTTCTGAACCAAGAAATCCATCTCTGGAGCATAGAAGGTGAAATCAAGCTTGTTGCTAAGTACAAAGGTCACAAACGCACCCGATTTGTTATCAGGTCTTGTTTTGGTGGACTTGAACAAGCTTTCATCGCTAGTGGTAGTGAGGATTCACAG GTTTACGTATGGCATAGAGGCTCAGGGGAGCTCATAGAGGCATTGCCAGGTCATTCTGGAGCTGTTAATTGTGTCAGCTGGAATCCAACAAACACACACATGTTAGCCTCAGCCAGTGATGACCGTACAATTCGGATATGGGGCCTAAAGGAGCTAAAAGTGAAACACAGGGATGCACACAGCAATGGCGTCCATTATTGCAATGGGGGAACTTGA
- the LOC18782489 gene encoding reticulon-like protein B8 isoform X2 has protein sequence MPEKITPEDLLNNIVGTFAESSSKQKSVPLFGEETSNSVTSKLNRLFGRQKPVHHLLGGGKSADVLLWRNKKISASVLTGATVTWVLFEWLNYHFLTLVGFALVLLMLAQFLWSNFSGIISRSPSEVPRLVVPDQLFVNIAISIGHEINRALEFIQDVALGGNLKQFLMVLLLLTHCQFCTRDTKIRSTTLHTRSLGSFNIIIGSSIPVSSAGSQKERSIGRSMIRYV, from the exons ATGCCTGAGAAAATAACTCCTGAGGATCTTTTGAACAACATTGTGGGAACATTTGCTGAAAGTAGTTCAAAACAGAAATCTGTGCCACTTTTTGGGGAAGAGACATCAAACTCAGTCACTTCTAAGTTGAACCGGCTATTTGGACGCCAGAAGCCTGTCCACCACCTTTTGGGTGGAGGCAAAT CTGCTGATGTCTTGTTGTGGAGGAACAAAAAGATATCAGCTAGTGTTTTAACTGGTGCAACTGTTACCTGGGTGCTCTTTGAATGGCTCAATTATCATTTCTTGACTCTTGTGGGCTTTGCTTTGGTTCTTCTTATGCTTGCTCAGTTCCTTTGGTCAAATTTTTCCGGCATAATTAGCAG GTCCCCATCTGAAGTACCTCGCCTTGTTGTGCCTGATCAATTATTTGTCAATATTGCCATCTCGATTGGTCATGAAATTAATCGAGCCTTGGAATTTATTCAAGATGTTGCACTTGGAGGAAATTTGAAGCAATTTCTTATG GTTTTGTTGCTGCTCACACATTGCCAGTTCTGTACGAGAGATACGAAGATCAGGTCGACAACTTTGCATACCAGGTCCTTGGGCAGCTTCAACATAATTATCGGAAGCTCGATACCGGTGTCCTCAGCAGGATCCCAAAAGGAAAGGTCAATTGGAAGAAGCATGATTAGATACGTTTAG
- the LOC18783191 gene encoding DExH-box ATP-dependent RNA helicase DExH6, whose translation MAKKNRGGQQQNSKVPESMRNRIAQLLSRFNSADDEVYTFEAGLSNHDRAEVHQQCRKMGMKSKSKGSGKKRVVSVYKPKKKAAAVDGIPKLTHLTFSEGTKEVLRDLFMCYPPGDEVEGREMYGTNSNENVKAKRKKDSMFCKPLMTKAEIAKKVQSLASRIKNSDKLRKITKEKSKLPITSYRDVITSAVESHQVILISGETGCGKTTQVPQFILDHMWGKGEACKIVCTQPRRISAASVAERISKERGENVGEDIGYKIRLESQGGRHSSIVLCTNGILLRLLVSRGAGRSKAGDSNKETKQDVNDITHIIVDEIHERDHHSDFMLAIIRDMLSSHPHLHLILMSATVDAERFSHYFGGCPIIRVPGFTYPVKTFYLEDVLSILKSVENNHLNTAVGLQNEDPDLTQELKLFLDEAINLAWSNDEFDPLLEFTSSERTRKVFNYQHSLTGLTPLMVFAGKGRTGDVCMLLSFGADCQLQANDGATALELAEREEQRETAEILKEHIENALSNSMKEQLLIDRYLQYFNPENVDFVLIEQLLRKICSDSKDGAILVFLPGWDDIKKTQERLLTNPYFRNTSKVLIISLHSMVPSADQNMVFKRPPPGCRKIVLSTNMAETAITIDDVVYVIDSGRMKEKNYDPYKNVSSLQSSWVSKASAKQRRGRAGRCQPGICYHLYSKVRAASLPDFQVPEIRRMPIEGLCLQVKLLDPDCNIEDFLIKTLDPPLSETIRNAVAVLQDIGALSLDEKLTVLGEKLGSLPVHPLTSKMLFFSILMNCLDPALTLACATDFKDPFSLPMLPDDKKRAAAAKYELASLYGGHSDQLAVIAAFDIWKTAKQRGQEKLFCSQYFVSSSTMHMLSRMRKQLQTELIRHGFIPEDVSRCSLNARNPGILRAVLVAGLYPMVGRLLPVRKKMKRSVVETPNGVKVCLNNHSMNYKLGFKVTSDDRPLIMFDEITRGDSGVMNIRNCTVIGPLPLLLLSTEISVAPSNNDDDDGYIDEGSDMDDNEDESDEDAMEIDGKSGGQHKEKIMSSPDNSVTVIVDRWLQFGSKALDVAQIYCLRERLSAAILFKVTHPRKVLPPGLGASVYAIACALSYDGLSGISFPKESEESPTSVENETVTDDSVLPLQDCYLHKSIMCDILRDDAHGSNDTNEMHCYFLRSCTPAVNGAAKSSDPLSHSILNAHQKPLSQGTSIPAANGAVRFYVIGNGAAKLSDPSSHSVQPPLDSAPITAHQKPPSQGPDLVGNGASTDASDGPRGESPVKRKKRRNKGREQSS comes from the exons ATGGCGAAGAAGAACAGAGGCGGCCAACAACAAAACAGTAAAGTTCCAGAAAGCATGAGGAACCGAATAGCTCAATTACTCTCCCGCTTCAATTCCGCTGATGACGAAG TTTACACATTTGAGGCCGGTCTCTCGAACCATGACCGTGCTGAAGTGCATCAACAATGCAGGAAAATGGGTATGAAATCCAAGAGTAAAGG GAGTGGGAAAAAACGTGTTGTGTCTGTTTATAAACCTAAAAAGAAGGCTGCAGCCGTTGATGGTATTCCAAAGCTCACTCATCTGACATTTTCCGAAGGCACAAAAGAAGTATTGAGGGACTTGTTCATGTGTTACCCACCCGGTGATGAAGTGGAGGGCAGAGAAATGTATGGGACAAATAGTAATGAGAATGTGAAAGCCAAGCGGAAGAAAGATAGTATGTTTTGCAAGCCTTTGATGACCAAGGCAGAAATTGCAAAGAAAGTGCAATCACTTGCTTCTAGAATAAAGAATTCCGATAAATTGAGAAAG ATCACCAAAGAGAAGTCTAAGCTTCCAATTACATCCTACAGGGATGTCATTACATCAGCAGTTGAATCTCATCAG GTAATTCTTATATCTGGTGAGACTGGGTGCGGAAAGACCACACAG GTCCCACAGTTTATTTTGGACCATATGTGGGGTAAGGGGGAGGCATGTAAAATAGTGTGCACTCAACCTCGACGTATCTCAGCTGCATCAG TTGCCGAGAGAATCTCTAAGGAAAGAGGAGAAAATGTTGGAGAGGATATTGGATACAAG ATACGGTTGGAAAGTCAAGGTGGCAGGCACTCATCAATTGTGCTCTGCACAAATGGGATTCTGTTGAGGTTGTTAGTGTCCAGAGGCGCTGGTAGATCAAAAGCAGGTGACtcaaacaaagaaaccaaGCAAGATGTCAATGACATAACTCACATTATTGTG GATGAAATTCATGAAAGGGATCACCACTCAGATTTTATGCTGGCAATTATAAG AGACATGCTTTCTTCACACCCTCATCTACATCTG ATACTGATGAGTGCAACTGTTGATGCTGAACGGTTTTCACATTATTTTGGTGGATGCCCAATTATCCGTGTCCCTGGGTTCACTTATCCT GTCAAAACTTTCTATTTGGAGGATGTACTTTCTATCCTGAAATCCGTAGAAAATAATCACCTTAATACTGCAGTAGGTTTACAGAATGAAGATCCTGACTTAACACAGGAATTGAAGCTTTTTCTAGATGAAGCTATTAATCTGGCTTGGTCTAATGATGAGTTTGATCCCCTTCTAGAGTTTACTTCTTCTGAAAGAACTCGCAAAGTCTTTAATTACCAGCATTCTTTAACTGGACTTACGCCGTTAATGGTGTTTGCTGGAAAGGGTAGAACAGGAGATGTTTGCATGCTGCTATCTTTTGGTGCGGACTGCCAATTACAGGCCAATGATGGAGCAACTGCATTGGAGTTGGCTGAACGGGAAGAGCAGCGAGAAACTGCTGAGATATTGAAAGAGCATATTGAAAATGCTCTTTCTAACTCTATGAAAGAACAACTGTTAATTGATAGATATCTCCAATATTTTAATCCTGAAAATGTTGATTTTGTTCTTATTGAGCAATTATTAAGGAAAATTTGTAGTGATTCAAAAGATGGAGCCATCCTTGTGTTCCTTCCAGGGTGGgatgatataaaaaaaacccaggaGAGATTACTCACGAACCCGTATTTCAGAAATACTTCTAAGGTTTTGATAATATCTCTACATTCGATGGTTCCATCTGCTGACCAAAACATGGTCTTCAAACGCCCCCCTCCTGGTTGCCGTAAAATTGTTCTTTCAACTAATATGGCTGAAACTGCCATCACCATTGATGATGTCGTTTATGTTATTGATAGTGGCcggatgaaagaaaaaaattatgatcCTTACAAAAATGTATCAAGTCTTCAATCTTCCTGGGTGTCAAAAGCGAGTGCCAAGCAACGACGGGGCCGTGCTGGTCGTTGTCAGCCTGGAATCTGTTATCATCTTTATTCTAAAGTTCGAGCAGCTTCATTGCCAGATTTTCAGGTGCCTGAGATTAGGAGAATGCCAATTGAAGGGCTTTGCCTGCAG GTGAAGTTACTTGATCCAGATTGCAATATAGAAGATTTCTTGATTAAGACATTGGATCCTCCACTTTCCGAGACCATACGCAATGCAGTTGCTGTTCTTCAAGATATTGGGGCTTTGTCACTTGATGAGAAACTTACAGTACTTGGGGAGAAGCTAGGTTCTCTACCTGTTCATCCATTGACGAGCAagatgcttttcttttctatacTGATGAACTGTCTTGACCCAGCTTTGACTCTGGCATGTGCTACTGACTTCAAGGATCCATTTTCCCTGCCTATGTTACCTGATGATAAGAAGAGAGCCGCTGCTGCTAAATATGAACTTGCTTCATTGTATGGTGGGCATAGTGATCAGCTAGCAGTCATAGCAGCATTTGACATATGGAAGACTGCTAAACAACGAGGTCAAGAGAAACTGTTCTGTTCTCAATACTTTGTGTCTTCAAGTACGATGCATATGCTATCTCGTATGCGCAAGCAGCTCCAGACAGAGCTAATTCGGCATGGTTTTATCCCTGAGGATGTATCAAGATGTAGCTTGAATGCACGTAACCCAGGAATACTCCGTGCTGTTCTCGTGGCCGGTTTATATCCAATGGTGGGGAGATTGCTTCCTGTTCGCAAGAAGATGAAACGATCTGTTGTAGAAACTCCTAATGGGGTTAAAGTTTGTTTAAACAACCACTCTATGAATTATAAGTTAGGTTTCAAGGTTACCAGTGATGATCGTCCATTGATTATGTTTGATGAGATAACCCGTGGGGATTCGGGTGTGATGAACATACGGAACTGTACTGTTATCGGGCCACTTCCGTTACTATTGCTTTCGACAGAAATTTCTGTTGCTCCATCAaacaatgatgatgatgatggttaCATTGATGAGGGGAGTGATATGGATGACAATGAGGATGAAAGTGATGAAGATGCAATGGAGATAGATGGTAAGTCAGGTGGACAACACAAGGAGAAAATTATGTCATCTCCTGATAATTCAGTCACAGTTATAGTGGATCGGTGGCTTCAATTTGGGTCAAAAGCTCTGGACGTTGCTCAGATCTACTGCTTGAGAGAACGTTTATCTGCAGCAATCTTATTCAAA GTTACACATCCAAGGAAAGTTTTGCCTCCTGGTCTTGGGGCCTCAGTTTATGCTATAGCCTGTGCTCTATCGTATGATGGTCTATCTGGGATCTCATTTCCAAAGGAATCCGAGGAGTCTCCGACTTCGGTGGAAAATGAAACTGTGACTGACGACTCTGTTTTGCCCCTTCAAGATTGCTACTTACACAAATCGATTATGTGCGATATTTTAAGGGATGATGCACATGGAAGCAATGACACAAATGAAATGCACTGTTACTTCCTCAGATCATGTACTCCTGCCGTCAATGGAGCAGCCAAGTCGAGTGACCCGTTAAGTCACAGTATCCTGAACGCACACCAGAAGCCTCTATCACAAGGCACGAGTATACCTGCTGCTAATGGAGCAGTACGGTTTTATGTGATTGGAAATGGGGCAGCAAAGTTGAGTGACCCATCAAGTCACAGTGTTCAACCACCGCTTGATTCTGCTCCCATCACCGCTCACCAGAAGCCTCCATCACAAGGTCCAGATTTAGTTGGCAACGGTGCAAGCACTGATGCATCAGATGGTCCAAGGGGAGAGTCGCCAGTGAAGAGGAAGAAGCGTAGGAATAAGGGTAGAGAACAATCATCTTGA
- the LOC18783211 gene encoding oxygen-evolving enhancer protein 2, chloroplastic, whose amino-acid sequence MASTACFLHHHALTTASARSSSSQRQVVNVKQNQIVICRAQKQAVQEEDGAVNVSRRLALTVLIGAAALGSKVSPADAAYGESANVFGKPKTNTDFLPYVGEGFKLSIPAKWNPSKEVEYPGQVLRYEDNFDTTSNVAVTITPTDKKSITDYGSPEEFLTKVDYLLGKQAYFGKTDSEGGFDSGAVATANILESSSQVVDGKPYYYLSVLTRTADGDEGGKHQLITATVKDGKLYICKAQAGDKRWFKGARKFVESSASSFSVA is encoded by the exons ATGGCCTCAACTGCATGCTTTTTGCACCACCATGCACTCACTACAGCTTCTGCCAGGTCCTCCTCATCACAGCGCCAAGTGGTGAATGTCAAGCAGAACCAGATTGTGATCTGCAGGGCTCAGAAGCAGGCTGTCCAGGAAGAAGATGGTGCCGTTAACGTCTCCCGGCGATTGGCTCTCACAGTCCTCATTGGAGCTGCAGCCCTTGGCTCCAAGGTTTCCCCTGCTGATGCAGCTTATGGTGAATCCG CCAACGTTTTTGGAAAGCCAAAGACAAACACAGACTTCTTGCCATACGTTGGAGAAGGATTCAAGCTTTCGATTCCTGCAAAATGGAACCCAAGCAAAGAGGTTGAATACCCTGGTCAAGTTCTGAGATATGAGGACAACTTTGACACCACCAGCAACGTGGCTGTCACAATCACCCCGACCGATAAGAAATCTATCACCGACTATGGCTCCCCTGAGGAATTCCTCACCAAG GTGGACTATTTGCTAGGCAAACAAGCCTACTTTGGCAAGACTGATTCTGAG GGTGGTTTTGACTCCGGCGCTGTGGCCACGGCCAACATATTGGAATCTTCAAGTCAAGTGGTTGATGGGAAACCCTATTACTACTTGTCTGTGTTGACAAGGACAGCTGATGGAGATGAAGGTGGCAAGCACCAGCTCATCACAGCCACAGTGAAAGATGGCAAGCTTTACATCTGTAAGGCTCAAGCTGGAGACAAGAGGTGGTTCAAGGGAGCAAGGAAGTTTGTGGAGAGCTCTGCATCTTCCTTCAGTGTTGCCTAA